TCTACTTCAGTGCAATCTTCAGGCATGTGAGAATCATTAAATGTTTAGCTTCTGAATTATATGGTATTATCAACTTCATGCATTAAAATGGTGTATCAAAGCTCCTGTCATTCAGCAATTAGGTGTTATGTAACCATGATTCTCGGGGACGAGTTCTTAGCATCATCAATTAATTTGTTGTCAGGAGAAGTATGGCTGAATATGATCCTCGTTTGGTTGCTCCGACATGTTTGTACTTGGCATCAAAAGCTGAAGAAAGTACAGTGCAGGCCAGACTACTTGTATTTTACATCAAGAAATTATGTGAGTACATCATATTTACTATCATTAGGTTCTTTTGTGTTTCTGTTGTATGTGTCTTGCATGATCAGTGGCAAGAGCCACCACCCTTTCACATTTGCAGATACCGATGAGAAGTATCGGTATGAAATAAAAGAGATTCTGGAAATGGAAATGAAAATTCTGGAAGCCCTCAATTATTACTTAATTGTTTTCCATCCTTATCGGGCACTGTCTCAGTAAGTGTATCTCAATTAAAGGTTATATATCTAATTATTCAATTGTTGTGGTTGACTATTCCTGTAAGTGCATGTGACATCTCATGTTATACCAATTCACTTAAGGCTTTGCAGCTGATTTGCGTGTGGTTGTTTATCACGTAACTTCTTGTTCCTCTTCAGATAATTAAAATCTTTTCAAAATCCCAATGATTAATGTTGCTAATGTAACTTTGCTAATTTTCAGATATCTTCAGGATGCTGGCATGAATGATGCCACCCAATTAACTTGGTAAGTTATCACTTGGATTTATTGTTCACTGTTTATTGCTCAAGACATAAATATCAACTCTCAGCCTCTGTTGCCTTTTATAAATCCATTAAGAGCATGTTTCGCTCTCTATATGcatgtcttttaaatctttCCATGTTTTACTGTTCAAAGTCGTCATTATCAGTGCATTGGATCCGTTATTTCTTCTCGAGGTGCCTAGTTTTCCTTTTCATATGATGATCATCGAATGATGGATGAAGACTTTGATTTGACTGTGCGGCATTTTGTAGGGGCCTTGTTAATGACACTTATAAGATGGATTTGATTCTTATACATCCTCCTCATACTATTGCATTAGCCTGCATATACATTGCGAGTGTCCAAAAGGATAAAGAAAACACAGCCTGGTTTGAAGAGCTTCAGGTTGATATGAATGTGGTGAGTACCCTTGAAAATTTCATCCTAATGCTATTGCAACCTTGCCTTATtatttgatgatgatgataCTTTAGTTCTATTATATTCACTAAGTTTTAACTTGATAAGTTGGAACAAACTGTCTAGAAAAATTGATTTACCGGGAAAAAATGCACCTGTATCATGTACTTTTTGGGCCAGGGGAACGAAAACGTGGACAGGCAAACAAATCTTTATCAAACCTTGTTCCTAGCGAATTGTGAAAATGCTCGATAAAGTTGAATCATTATAGTGCCAAGCGAATTGTGACGATGCTCGTTGAAGTTGAGTCATTAGAGTTCAAGTTCGCTAGTTTATTTTCCATACATTAGTCAAATTTACATCCAAGACACGATTATTTATTTCCAACTCCGGTTGTGATGATTAAGTCAATTTTATTCAATGGTTTCCGTAATGCAACAGGTGAAAAACATTGCGATGGAGATATTAGATTTCTACGATAGCCACAAACTGATCACAGATGACAGAGTCAATGCGGCCATGAACAAGCTAGCCTCCAAATAATGGCACGCTTCGTGTGATTAGTCGTGTTTTTGAAGTTCCAGTATTAAGCTGCAGTCGCCGAGGTTCTTGCAACAGTAAGTAAGCTGCTCAATGTGGATTTCCGTTGTACCTTTTTATCTAACTACAAATGAATGGGAAGTCGAGCCACTTAGCCTATGACTATATGTTGGATTTTATTGGAGGAATTCcgagaaaataatgaaaatgttGGGAAACACCTGTTGTTAGGGTGAAtcatttctttttattttattaccatcactatattttttttatcttgtaAAATTGGAATTTTAATGGGTTCGCTTCGCGATAAAATGGTATACAGAGAGCAATAATCGTTGAACTCTAACAAATAAGCATAATGGATCTAAAAAAATTGTCCAAGCttgccaaattttttttaaaaaaattcatgatTCTATGAAAATTTTCATCTCATCTCCAGAGTTTGTCCTCCGAGATCACGAAGTGGCGTAGTTGATCTCCTATGTTTGgtacaaatattatttttttatcaatcCTGTATGTATTTTTTTCTCGAATATATAGTTCACTTTTATGtcgaatgatattttttttattgatattaGTATTTCACTCGTGCAATCTACATATTGTATTTCGTATAAGACTTGAAATACAAGTCactgttttttttaataaattaaataaaaatagaataaaaactTTGTAAgtaaattatactttttctaatTATTTTCTTAATACTTATTTTATTTAGGACGAAGAACTTCTTTCTCATTTTTCTTGCTTATCCATCTAATTACCTCTTGTATAATATAACTTCAAATTCAAAAGAAACAACCAaccaatttttattattattattattgaaatttAAGTGAAATATCCATGTTTGGGTTCGAATAATAATCCAAAAAcaactatttattttaaatatgttcacataaaaaataatattttgataaaaatgtGACAACTCACATCACATTAGCAAATAGCgcaatcaatgggtctaaacgACATATTTTCAAAAGTTAAAGTCGGCAAACCATCTGGTTATTTCAGGAGGCCTACGACAAGGTTGTCCGCTGTGACTGTCCCcatatttattcttattatGTTCCCAGGGACTTTCTTCGATGTTGAAAAATCAGACAGCTTTAGGGGGATTGAAAGGTGTGAGGTGTGCTCGAATGCTCTTGCAATCAGGCATCTTTTCTTTGCAGATGATACATTGCTATTTGGATAAACAGATTTGCATACATGTCATACTATCCGGGAAGTGTTACAGAATTATGAAGATGCTTCGAGACAAGTAATTAATGTACAAAAATCCAGCATTACTTTCAGTCCCAATTCGAGTAACGCAATGAAAGATCAAGTCTTTTCTGTTTTAAACATGCATCGGAATGAGTCCTATGAAGTTTACTTGGGTCTTCCTGCTTTCACTGGAAGAAATAAACAACGGATATTCGATGACATTAGGGAGAAAGTGTGGCAAAAACTTCAGGGTTGGAAGAGTAAAATGTTTCCAGTTGGGGGAAGGGAGGTGTTGATTAAGGCAGTGGCCCTGGCCTGGCCCAGGCTATCCCTCTTATACCATGAGCATTTTCAGATTACCGATGGCACGTGTCACGGTCAATGATAGTGAATTTCTGGTGGGGTGCTAAAGGTGTGTATACGGTACGTTCGGGTTATTATTTAGCAACGAAGATAGATGAATCAAGTTGCAATGGATTGATTTGTGGGTTCAGTACAGGTCTTCGAAAATTGTGGAATCTAAGGCttccaaataaaatcaaaatacaTGTTTGGCGGATGTTGTTTGAGGCAATTCCAGTACGTGCAAATCTCATCCATAGAGGAGTGGTGATCCATGAAATGTGTCCAAGTTGTAATTCTTATCCCGAAGATATCGCACACGCATTTTGGTATTGTAGATTGATAATGGTCGTGGAGAAGATTTAGCAAACTTTGTACTGGTTTGTTGGAGCCTATGGACAGACAGAACGTAATCTACTAGTTTTTTCAGAATAAAGTCAAGGACTGAGAAGATGTTTTAACAAGAGTCCGTAGAACTAAGGAACACTGAAGAATCTTCTCTGAGATCCAATTTGATGTTGGAATACAGACTAACACTCGATCCTTTTGGCAACCACCAATTACTGGAGCTTTTAAAGTTAATGTTGATACTGCAGTTGCACAATCATTGAACCATTTCGGAGTGGGAATTGTGGGACGTGATGACAATGGTTATCTGATATTTGCTGAAGGTTGGAATTTCTAGGGATCTTTATGTGTTAGAACCGCAAAATACGAATCTTTTGTTCCGAAATCCAAGATGTCGAGATTCAACATTGCAGAAGGAATGCAAATCAAGTGTCGAATGAGTTAGCTCGACATAGTTTTCAGAATCATATATAGTTTGTTTACTCGCATATCAACTTGCATATAATTTCGTCGTTTATCACTAAAGTTGTAATCTTGGACTTATTGAACATGtaattgaaattattttaataaataaataaaatttcccCATTAAATTGTACAAACAAAAATTTTCAAAGGTGGTGCCACTAAAAGATTCCCCTATCAAATTCCGACGCCGCCCCCACGGCCTGTTACATCCGGTGGATAATTGTCATTATAAATTCAATGTGAGATCCATAGGGACTACATCTATACTTGGGCTCAGTTTGGTTAGTAGGATTAAAGGTGGATAAATTATTAATGTTTTGTTTGCTTTGATTTATAAAGTTGACATTGACTATTTGTGGGACAACTTTTACTGTGTGTATTGGACAAGAGATCCGATAATAGAAGAAGGATAAAACCTATCCCACAACTCTAATACATATTAATGTCCTAAATACCCCTGATTTATAAAATCAAATTTGCAATTTATTCTTTACCTCATTCTCCCAATTTCTTCAGCAGTACACTCTTGCCAATTGTTTTGGTTGATCTTGCTCTCAATTGTTTTGGTTATaatgaaatattaattttctttatttatttcagCGATCTTGAGGAATGAAGTTGGCTGGTTCGACGAGGAGGAGAACAATTCCAGCCTTCTTGCAGCCCGTTTAGCCACCGATGCCGCGGACGTAAAATCAGCCATCGCCGAGAGGATGTCGGTGATACTACAGAACATGACTTCTCTTCTTACATCTTTCATTGTTGCCTTCACAGTCGAATGGAGGGTCTCACTGCTAATACTTGCCACATTTCCCCTTCTAGTCCTGGCAAATTTTGCTCAGGTAAAATTTGTGGGGGACTAGGTCGTTTTAGGCATTTTCATTGAAGTAGGGGCCAACCCAGAAAAACATGCTCAAGCTCTCTGTTACCTCTTCGATTCCGATGTTTCACGGATCTGGCCTCAGCTTTCAATCTTCACCGGCGAAGAGAAGTGAGAGGGTTTTCATTTGATCTGTGATTTATCGGAAGACGGTCTCTAGGTTTGGGGGAGGAAAGAATATTAattgtttaataaattaaaatattattatgaaggGTATTTTGGTCAACAACACATTTAGCATAATTTTATCCATCTCATTAATTTCACAccacacatgatattatatatcacTAAAATTATATATCTTATCATATCAACCatttataaatcaaattattaatcattCAATTATCACATCCTACGTACCAAGCGAACCCTTGGAGTTTTACATTTTTGGGCATTTGCGTTCGGTGGAACCATCACTGATTTCGAAGTAAATTTCTGTTTTTGGAGAAAATGCGAATGAAGGGTAAGGCCTTACACGCATTCCAAAATCAACACCAACCCTACATTTTTAAATACCGCATCCCACACACTAACCATCTTGATCTCTTCCTTATCTTCCTCCTCTCATTTCAACTCTTCCTTCCTTTCCATTAGCTCCAGCGTGGAGTTTCTGTATCTGGAGCGTTTGGTCTATGGTGTACTGTTGTTTCTTTAGATTCCTTTTATTGGTTTGTGTTttggtctttttttttttatttgggtaCTTCTAAAGTTTCGATCTTTCGCAGTTATTTCCATTGAGCGGGTTTTTTTCCTCCTTGTAGACGTATGATTTAGTTTCATCCTCTGCCTATTACGAAACTGTGATTTGAGTTCGGTGGTCGGTGGTTTGGAATTAAATTTCTTTTCTGTCAATGGGCGCTTTAGATGAGGATCATTATAATGTGCAACTGGAGAATAGAGTGAATCTTGGAGGCTGTGTTGAGCTGGATGTTGAGGAGGAGATTGAAACTGTGGCCAGTTGAAGATTCTGTGAAGGTCCTGTTGCAGGGATTGGGTGAAGATATCAACCGTGAAGGTCTTTTAAAGACTCCTATTAGAGTGGCCAAGGCTTTTAGAGAAGGGACCAAAGGTGATCCTTTCTTGCCTGCATATAATGTAAAAATCCCATTATTGCGATTGGATCTTCGCTctttttgattatatatatccTTAACAGATGAGATATGTAAGATTTGTGTGATGGGGTTCATAAGTCATGATATATGGGAGCTGTAAAGTTTTTCATTGACTACTGCTGAATGTTCCATTTAAAAGCTGCACATATTAACTTTGGTTGACACCTTCTAAGACGGGTATGGTATCATAAGGAGTATGACAAGAATCAGCATATCTGTCAAAAAGGCTGAAGCATCAGGTTGCTGAGATGGAGATTTTGGTAGTAAGaactaatataaaaatattgatCCTTTGGTATGGGTGCttgatcataattttttttttatcttggaATGAATATGAACCAGGCAACTAATTGAGCGGCTAAGTCAATTATGTGATGTTCACTTCTTGATTCATGCATACTTACTGAGGCTCCACTTTCATATTTTGTTGGGGTTGAAAGCATTTTTCTGCTAAAAGATGGAGTGGTGATATCTGCTCATGTTTCCAGGTTATAAGCAGAAAGTGAGAGATATTATTGATGGTAGTTTATTTCCGGAAGCTGGGGTAGAAAACAGAATTGGTCATGGTGGTGGAGCAGGTGGACTAATAATTGTTCGGGATCTTGATCTATTCTCGTATTGCCAGTCTTGCTTGCTTCCATTCCAGGTTAAGTGTCATATTGGCTATGTTGCATCTGGTCAGCGAGTTTTAGGCCTAAGCAAGCTCTCTCGAGTTGCTGGAGTTTTCGCCAAGCGGCTTCAAGATCCTCAACGACTGGCTGGTGACATTTGTGGAGCTTTGCAGCATGGTATCCAACCCACTGGAGTTGCTGTTGTCCTCCAGTGTTCACACATTCATTTCCCGAATTTTGACTCTGCCCTCTTTGATCCAAATCATCAAAACTGGGAGAAGATGTCAGTAAAGTCAGGATCAGGAGTTTTTGGCAATGAGAAGGCAGCTATCTGGACTGATTTCCTTGGTCTTCTGCGATTCCGGGACATAAATGATGATGGCACCCATTCGGCATCCTCAAAAGATAAGTATTGGTGTCCATATCAAACATTTTCCAAGAAGCTTGCATCAGATTCGACAATGCTTGGTGCTGCAGCTTCAATTCTTCGTTCCTTGGGTGAGAACCCATTGAGGGAAGAGCTTACAGAAACTCCATCTTGCTATTTAAAGTGGCTAATGAACTTTAAAAACTCAGATTTGGACCTGAAGCTGAATGGATTTGTTCAAAGTAAGAGAGTTACCTTAACTTCCGATGTGGATCTAAGTAGTAACGAAGAAAAACATCTCCTCTGTTCTGAGCTGAACCTGTCGTTGTGGTCATTATGTGAGCACCATTTGCTTCCCTTTCATGGTGTAGTGCATATAGGCTATTATGGTTCCAGCAGAGTCGAACCTATCGGAAAATCTCTTCTACAGTCAATAGTTCATTTTTACGGTTTCAAGCTCCAAGTTCAAGAAAGGTTGACCAGGCAGATAGCTGAGATGGTTTCCTCGTTTTTAGGTGAAGATGTAATGGTGGTTGTTGAGGCTAGTCACACTTGTATGATTTCTCGAGGGATCGAAAAGTTTGGGAGCAATACCGCTACAATTGCTGTCTTGGGTCGATTTTCCACTGATCCCACGGCAAGGGAAAAGTTTTTGCAGATTATTCCCGACTTCACTGCTTCTTGATTTTGGCTTGATATATTTATTCCCAGGATGGTTCTTTTGCTGTCTATGACGGCCACAATGCATGGAAGATATGGAGCCAGACTCGTCCATGAACTAAAAAAATCTTATCCTGAGTTTGATATTATGAAAGTGCTTATGTTACTGCTATCATAAATGGATCCACAATTTCGCTTTTTCTAGCTAGTCAAAAGTTTGATCTTATTTGGCAAGTGTTTCATCTGAAGCGGCTGTGAGATGATACAAGGGATAGTTTCCCAATCCATCAATGGTGCTTGAATTTTGTTTTCACTGCCGATTTCATTACTATTGAAGAtgatcatgtttttttttaataggaGTGGCGTTCTTCTGtaaaagttatatcaagatatGGTGTTTTTGACTGGTTTATCAAAGTACTGTAAAAATTACTGctaaagtaaaaaaataaatgtttaCTCTCTCCTGCCCTGTTCCTACagcaaaaatacaaaatttcaTATGCCGCGAGCTGGGGCACAGTGAGCACAGACGGGGCCaatatttttttggaaaaaaatgttTCCCCTAAAAATGTTTCCCCCGCCATTGAGGAGGGGCTTAAATCATAgaggacaaaaatttgtgtgagacggtctcacgggtcggaATTTGTGTggtatctcttatttgagtcatcaatgaaaaaatattactttttattgtgaatattgatagtGTTGACCGTCTCATAGATTCGTGTTCATAAGAgatatattttaaatcttttgtTGTTATCTAACCCAAGGATTTCCTAATaatatttgtttgtttttatatttatatgacTACATaatacaattatttatttatatgatatttcaaatttctattgcacatattaaatttaaaatgtcatcttaattaatgaaaaatacttttttgctcgtttaattttttatattaaatattttacataGGAGTTAAATAAAttgaattgattaaattttcattttgctttaataattgagtttgaatttaaaatttcttgaaaaattagAGTTTGACTTCATACTTGAAAATAATTAATTGTCATCTGACCAAATTTGCACTCATATATATAATAGGGagtgttttattatttttatgctaacaTACTATTGAATTTTCTTAAGTTCAAATAATTAGTTATAAATATATACGTGtatttatatattatgaaatataaaaattattatatatatttacgtaatatgtattataaataatatatatgaagGTAATATGTATGTATAAATTATACAcacaatatattataatattatattatatctaTACACacaaattatattattatatacatTGCATTATTTGATGTTCGTATATATACATTGCATTATTTGATGTTCGTATATATGTTATATGCctgaataatatatataatattaaattattttatattatattatatatatatatatatatatatatatatatatatataaattcgaaaatcacacttttaataatatatatcaaaataactacaaatatatttttgttaaaacaacaaatataaatatataatatgtaataactaataaatttataaattacaATTTTAAGTGTAAGGAAATGACCTGTGAGAAAGGAGGGAAGTAGGGCCGATAGGGATGACCAAATCAAGAACGGGGATTATATTGAATTTTAATGTCCGACGTCTCTGGTAGAGGACAGAGGCGGGGAGTATCAGATTTTTTGGATCCTCCATTTCTCTCAATAGCAAGATAGCCAAAGAACTTCAGGGTTTGATAAATGGCAGGTTGTCGGTGCTCTTGTTCAGAGGTTGTTTTTGTGTCTGGTTTAGTATGTCGAGGTGCCCCTTCACATACT
This is a stretch of genomic DNA from Primulina eburnea isolate SZY01 unplaced genomic scaffold, ASM2296580v1 ctg813_ERROPOS5677299, whole genome shotgun sequence. It encodes these proteins:
- the LOC140822417 gene encoding cyclin-C1-2-like isoform X2, whose product is MRRVYVRRSMAEYDPRLVAPTCLYLASKAEESTVQARLLVFYIKKLYTDEKYRYEIKEILEMEMKILEALNYYLIVFHPYRALSQYLQDAGMNDATQLTWGLVNDTYKMDLILIHPPHTIALACIYIASVQKDKENTAWFEELQVDMNVVKNIAMEILDFYDSHKLITDDRVNAAMNKLASK
- the LOC140822417 gene encoding cyclin-C1-2-like isoform X1, encoding MAANFWTSSHFKQILDPEEVDVVHPQDKERGITLDDFKLIKLHMANYITRLAQNVKVRQRVVATAITYMRRVYVRRSMAEYDPRLVAPTCLYLASKAEESTVQARLLVFYIKKLYTDEKYRYEIKEILEMEMKILEALNYYLIVFHPYRALSQYLQDAGMNDATQLTWGLVNDTYKMDLILIHPPHTIALACIYIASVQKDKENTAWFEELQVDMNVVKNIAMEILDFYDSHKLITDDRVNAAMNKLASK
- the LOC140822414 gene encoding LOW QUALITY PROTEIN: GTP cyclohydrolase 1-like (The sequence of the model RefSeq protein was modified relative to this genomic sequence to represent the inferred CDS: deleted 1 base in 1 codon) codes for the protein MGALDEDHYNVQLENRVNLGGCVELDVEEEIETVAVEDSVKVLLQGLGEDINREGLLKTPIRVAKAFREGTKGYKQKVRDIIDGSLFPEAGVENRIGHGGGAGGLIIVRDLDLFSYCQSCLLPFQVKCHIGYVASGQRVLGLSKLSRVAGVFAKRLQDPQRLAGDICGALQHGIQPTGVAVVLQCSHIHFPNFDSALFDPNHQNWEKMSVKSGSGVFGNEKAAIWTDFLGLLRFRDINDDGTHSASSKDKYWCPYQTFSKKLASDSTMLGAAASILRSLGENPLREELTETPSCYLKWLMNFKNSDLDLKLNGFVQSKRVTLTSDVDLSSNEEKHLLCSELNLSLWSLCEHHLLPFHGVVHIGYYGSSRVEPIGKSLLQSIVHFYGFKLQVQERLTRQIAEMVSSFLGEDVMVVVEASHTCMISRGIEKFGSNTATIAVLGRFSTDPTAREKFLQIIPDFTAS